In Halanaeroarchaeum sp. HSR-CO, one DNA window encodes the following:
- a CDS encoding aldo/keto reductase, with protein sequence MEYVTHAGESVPAVGLGTWQMETETAQDAVSTALDLGYRHIDTAQAYENERGVGRAIAASAVDRDEIFLTTKVHPSNRSVDAIVASTAESLERLGVDRVDLLLIHWPHPLADLETVMDGLNRARERGYTRHIGVSNFGRDRLDRARELSAAPIVTDQVLFHPWWPQRDLLRYCQTEDVLLTGYSPLANGGLVGNPRLAEIGRRYDKTSAQVAIRWATQHENVMTIPMSTTSAHLAENIDVFDFRLTREEHDRITNPSVLKAGIAMVRGQFGL encoded by the coding sequence ATGGAGTACGTCACCCACGCGGGCGAGTCGGTCCCGGCGGTCGGCCTCGGCACCTGGCAGATGGAGACCGAGACGGCCCAGGATGCGGTGTCGACGGCGCTCGACCTCGGCTATCGACATATCGACACGGCCCAGGCATACGAGAACGAACGAGGGGTGGGGCGGGCCATCGCGGCGTCGGCCGTCGACCGCGACGAAATTTTTCTCACGACGAAGGTCCACCCGTCGAACCGATCGGTCGACGCCATCGTCGCGTCGACCGCCGAGAGCCTGGAGCGACTCGGCGTCGATCGGGTCGACCTCCTCCTCATCCACTGGCCCCACCCCCTCGCCGACCTCGAGACCGTGATGGACGGGCTGAACCGCGCCCGCGAACGGGGCTACACCCGACACATCGGCGTGAGCAACTTCGGGCGCGACCGCCTCGACCGCGCGCGGGAGCTCTCCGCGGCACCGATCGTCACCGACCAGGTCCTGTTCCATCCCTGGTGGCCACAGCGCGACCTCCTGCGCTACTGCCAGACCGAGGACGTCCTGCTCACCGGGTACAGTCCGCTGGCTAACGGCGGGCTCGTCGGCAACCCTCGACTCGCTGAGATCGGTCGCCGGTACGACAAGACGAGCGCACAGGTGGCCATCCGCTGGGCCACCCAGCACGAGAACGTCATGACCATCCCGATGTCGACGACGAGCGCCCATCTCGCGGAGAACATCGACGTCTTCGACTTCCGACTGACACGCGAGGAGCACGACCGAATCACGAACCCGTCGGTTCTCAAGGCGGGCATCGCGATGGTGCGCGGACAATTCGGCCTCTGA
- a CDS encoding TVP38/TMEM64 family protein, with product MDRESSPRIFVSRAARNRFILHAIVVTVVFVALVVLFRARLGVLTDSRAIRTTVTEFGRLAPLVLIALQAIQVVVAPIPAQALAAVAGYLFGPWCGTLYNMIGITIGSTAAFWLSRRFGRSYVEGVIDETTLAAVDDYVERHGLVSLFVLFLIPGLPDDALCFVGGLTQIPLWKLVVIATVGRAPAFFLVNVFGDMVAQGNGHSAVALLAVIVGLSVAGYLGRDRIIRFFGE from the coding sequence ATGGACCGTGAGTCCAGCCCGAGGATATTCGTCTCCAGGGCCGCGAGAAATCGGTTCATCCTCCACGCCATCGTGGTGACCGTCGTCTTCGTCGCCCTCGTCGTGCTCTTCAGAGCCCGTCTGGGGGTACTGACCGACTCGCGGGCCATCCGGACGACCGTCACCGAATTCGGGCGACTGGCGCCGCTCGTCCTCATCGCATTGCAGGCGATCCAGGTCGTGGTCGCCCCGATCCCCGCCCAGGCACTCGCCGCCGTCGCGGGGTATCTCTTCGGCCCCTGGTGCGGGACGCTGTACAACATGATCGGCATCACCATCGGGAGTACCGCTGCTTTCTGGCTCTCCCGTCGGTTCGGGCGGTCGTACGTCGAAGGCGTGATCGACGAGACCACGCTCGCCGCAGTCGACGACTACGTCGAGCGACACGGCCTCGTGAGCCTGTTCGTCCTCTTTTTGATACCGGGGCTGCCGGACGACGCGCTGTGTTTCGTCGGCGGACTCACACAGATTCCGCTGTGGAAACTCGTGGTCATCGCCACCGTTGGCCGGGCGCCGGCGTTCTTCCTCGTGAACGTCTTCGGCGATATGGTCGCGCAGGGGAACGGCCACTCGGCCGTCGCCCTCCTGGCCGTCATCGTGGGACTCTCGGTGGCCGGGTATCTCGGTCGCGACCGGATCATCCGGTTCTTCGGCGAGTGA
- a CDS encoding DUF393 domain-containing protein has translation MTNATLVYDDDCGFCTWWADFFAANSTVRIVGFSRLTPELEERLPVDYERCAHVVTADAVYSCGEAVEVALRRANLVPEWIPWTGLDQFGPYVWVRERGYRWIADNRGRLGKIVSKRPPARRTDR, from the coding sequence ATGACGAACGCGACGCTCGTCTACGATGACGACTGCGGGTTCTGTACGTGGTGGGCGGACTTCTTCGCGGCCAATTCCACGGTCCGAATCGTCGGGTTCTCTCGGCTGACACCCGAACTCGAGGAGCGACTCCCGGTGGACTACGAGCGATGTGCGCACGTCGTCACCGCGGACGCCGTCTACTCGTGCGGCGAGGCGGTGGAAGTGGCGCTCCGTCGGGCGAACCTGGTCCCCGAGTGGATTCCGTGGACGGGCCTCGACCAGTTCGGGCCGTACGTCTGGGTTCGCGAGCGGGGCTATCGGTGGATCGCCGACAACCGCGGGCGCCTGGGGAAGATCGTCTCGAAGCGGCCGCCGGCGAGACGGACGGATCGGTGA
- a CDS encoding 4-oxalocrotonate tautomerase family protein, which translates to MPYLQFDADFPIAADDAAAFERRVAEVYADRMDADTSYTAVAVRDDVSLFLGRAEGERRVVLKADIRRGRTENRKRELALEIIDLVHETFDVPTENQKVVVTEHDGHQMMGADRVGDDWSESAAE; encoded by the coding sequence ATGCCATATCTCCAGTTCGACGCCGACTTCCCCATCGCCGCGGACGACGCCGCCGCGTTCGAACGGCGCGTCGCCGAGGTGTACGCCGACCGGATGGACGCCGACACCAGCTACACCGCGGTGGCGGTGCGCGACGACGTCTCGCTCTTTCTCGGGCGGGCGGAGGGCGAGCGTCGGGTGGTCTTGAAGGCCGACATCCGACGGGGTCGCACCGAGAACCGAAAGCGCGAGCTCGCGCTCGAGATCATCGACCTCGTCCACGAGACCTTCGACGTTCCCACCGAGAACCAGAAGGTCGTCGTGACCGAACACGACGGCCACCAGATGATGGGCGCCGACCGGGTCGGCGACGACTGGTCGGAATCGGCGGCCGAGTAG
- a CDS encoding HpcH/HpaI aldolase/citrate lyase family protein, which produces MDSPTLASAFREGTPLLGAWSMTAQPVVLEVLAGEGFDFLVVDGEHSENTIADLAMGVRTIDAVDTATDSVVRVSGPDRAEIRRVLDFGPAGIVIPQIESAEAAQRAVEATAYPPDGVRGVAGGRASGYGTDLSKAVATANESVATILQIETEGALEDVETIVEIDGLDAVFVGPADLSARLGAFGDFDAEPFREAIDRIVAAARGADVPVGTLATGIDTIEARWNEWDVDFLVAGTDVGYLRRGAAAYLDRFDRSKTR; this is translated from the coding sequence ATGGACAGTCCGACGCTTGCGAGCGCATTCCGCGAAGGCACGCCGCTGCTCGGCGCCTGGTCGATGACCGCACAGCCAGTCGTCCTCGAGGTACTGGCCGGCGAGGGCTTCGACTTCCTCGTCGTCGACGGCGAACACTCCGAGAACACCATCGCGGATCTCGCGATGGGCGTCCGCACCATCGACGCCGTCGATACGGCGACCGACTCGGTGGTCCGGGTGAGCGGCCCCGACCGCGCCGAGATCCGGCGAGTCCTGGACTTCGGCCCCGCGGGCATCGTAATCCCCCAGATCGAATCTGCCGAAGCGGCACAGCGGGCCGTCGAGGCGACTGCCTATCCGCCAGACGGCGTCCGGGGTGTGGCCGGCGGGCGGGCCTCGGGGTACGGCACCGACCTTTCGAAAGCGGTCGCGACCGCCAACGAGTCGGTGGCGACCATCCTGCAGATCGAGACCGAGGGCGCACTCGAGGACGTGGAGACGATCGTCGAGATCGATGGGCTCGACGCGGTGTTCGTCGGACCGGCCGATCTCTCTGCCCGCCTGGGCGCGTTCGGCGACTTCGACGCCGAACCGTTTCGCGAGGCGATCGACCGGATCGTGGCCGCGGCCCGCGGCGCCGACGTCCCCGTGGGAACGCTCGCGACGGGCATCGATACCATCGAAGCCCGATGGAACGAGTGGGACGTCGACTTCCTGGTCGCCGGGACGGACGTCGGGTACCTCCGGCGCGGGGCAGCGGCGTACCTGGACCGCTTCGATCGGTCGAAAACCCGGTGA
- a CDS encoding CARDB domain-containing protein, with product MNRSLLLAVLLVVSVLAPGISLLADGQQATVAITDVTTAPERPNPGETFRVRTTVTNGESAPGAFDITDVYVRRAGSARSFARVEDVGGVQPGGSLSVPLPMTLEDTGTYDLRVYVVGELNGTRTRLQYPLLVSVRESGPQLLVETNETVVGAQSTASVTVVNAGQTPVSTVRLAVGGQNVTVDSPNRILTGLAAGEQRTLGVPVTPTDTSATLQTVLTYTTEAGNERTVRSTTPLAPAPLERDVTLEARRLSAVADPPIGVTIRNFGNAPLDDVTVAILVDGTVVTRRPAPDVAADAERDLRVNVSDVPTGPVDVRVAYETAGTQGSEETTVQYRSNPGSVAVTGVDYEVDDGTVFVSGSVANVGLTEVNGVVVRVVSAPGIDPVRPAPDYFVGSIPASDFATFDLSVVVDEDVDTVPIEVRYLVRGERRTATTNVSVADRPAPAPEDGGGPPTLVLVGGAVIALAVVIAAVYRYRRR from the coding sequence ATGAACCGTTCGCTCTTGCTCGCCGTCCTGCTCGTGGTCTCGGTCCTCGCTCCCGGGATATCGCTTCTCGCCGACGGCCAGCAGGCGACCGTTGCCATCACCGACGTCACGACGGCCCCGGAACGGCCCAATCCCGGTGAGACGTTCCGCGTGAGGACGACGGTCACGAACGGCGAGTCCGCGCCCGGGGCCTTCGATATCACGGACGTATACGTGCGGCGAGCGGGGAGTGCACGCTCTTTCGCTCGCGTCGAGGACGTGGGTGGCGTCCAGCCCGGCGGTTCACTTTCGGTCCCGCTGCCGATGACTCTCGAGGACACCGGGACGTACGATCTGCGCGTCTACGTCGTCGGCGAACTGAACGGCACTCGGACGCGACTGCAGTATCCACTTTTGGTTTCGGTCCGCGAGAGCGGCCCCCAACTGCTCGTCGAGACCAACGAGACGGTCGTGGGGGCGCAGTCCACAGCCAGCGTGACCGTCGTCAACGCGGGGCAGACGCCGGTCTCGACGGTGCGACTGGCCGTCGGTGGCCAGAACGTGACGGTGGACTCGCCGAACCGCATCCTCACCGGGCTGGCAGCCGGCGAACAGCGGACCCTCGGCGTTCCCGTGACGCCGACGGACACCAGCGCGACCCTACAGACGGTGCTCACGTACACGACCGAGGCTGGGAACGAGCGCACGGTCAGGTCGACGACCCCCCTCGCACCGGCCCCCCTGGAGCGCGACGTGACCCTCGAAGCCCGACGACTGTCGGCGGTCGCCGACCCACCCATCGGCGTCACCATCCGGAACTTCGGGAACGCGCCCCTCGACGACGTCACCGTCGCCATTCTCGTCGACGGCACCGTCGTCACCAGGCGCCCGGCGCCCGACGTGGCGGCCGACGCGGAACGCGACCTCCGTGTCAACGTCTCCGACGTCCCGACGGGACCGGTCGACGTGCGGGTCGCGTACGAGACCGCTGGCACGCAGGGGAGCGAGGAGACGACCGTCCAGTACCGCTCGAATCCCGGTAGCGTCGCGGTGACCGGGGTGGATTACGAGGTCGACGACGGAACGGTGTTCGTCAGCGGAAGCGTGGCGAACGTCGGTCTTACCGAGGTTAACGGCGTCGTCGTCCGGGTCGTCTCGGCGCCCGGCATCGACCCGGTACGGCCCGCCCCCGATTACTTCGTGGGATCGATCCCGGCGAGTGACTTCGCGACCTTCGACCTCTCGGTCGTGGTCGACGAGGACGTCGACACCGTCCCCATCGAGGTGCGCTATCTCGTCCGGGGCGAACGGCGGACCGCGACCACGAACGTCTCGGTCGCGGACAGACCCGCCCCGGCCCCCGAGGATGGCGGCGGTCCGCCGACGCTCGTCCTCGTCGGCGGTGCGGTGATCGCCCTCGCGGTCGTGATCGCCGCCGTGTATCGCTACCGCCGCCGATGA
- a CDS encoding ABC transporter ATP-binding protein — MTIVELEGVWKVYEGGGGERVEALRDVDFAVEAGEFVAVMGPSGSGKSTMLNVIGLLDAPTRGTVRLDGRDVTDLTDVEMTDERKRSIGFVFQSFYLISSLSALENVELPTLFDRDPAGRARAIDLLERVGLGDRLTHRPDQLSGGQKQRVAIARALVNEPRLLLADEPTGNLDRETGREILTEFERFTTEGVAVVAVTHDPQVSRFADRTVNLVDGQVAPEGAWTDD; from the coding sequence ATGACCATCGTCGAACTCGAGGGCGTCTGGAAGGTCTACGAGGGTGGCGGTGGCGAGCGCGTCGAAGCGCTCCGCGACGTCGACTTCGCGGTCGAGGCGGGGGAGTTCGTCGCCGTGATGGGACCGAGTGGCAGCGGCAAGTCCACGATGCTCAACGTCATCGGGCTCCTCGACGCGCCCACGCGGGGGACCGTCCGTCTCGACGGCCGCGACGTGACCGATCTCACCGACGTGGAGATGACCGACGAGCGCAAACGCTCTATCGGCTTCGTCTTCCAGAGTTTCTACCTCATCTCGTCGCTGTCGGCCCTGGAGAACGTCGAATTGCCGACGCTGTTCGACCGGGACCCCGCGGGGCGAGCGCGAGCGATCGACCTCCTGGAACGCGTCGGTCTCGGTGATCGCCTCACCCACCGGCCCGACCAGCTCTCCGGGGGGCAAAAACAGCGCGTCGCCATCGCCAGGGCGCTGGTCAACGAGCCCCGGCTCCTCCTCGCCGACGAACCGACCGGGAACCTCGACCGGGAGACCGGCAGGGAGATTCTCACCGAGTTCGAACGGTTCACCACCGAGGGGGTCGCCGTCGTCGCCGTGACGCACGACCCGCAGGTCAGCCGATTCGCCGACCGGACGGTGAACCTCGTCGACGGCCAGGTCGCTCCCGAGGGGGCGTGGACCGATGACTGA
- a CDS encoding ABC transporter permease codes for MTERSGGDEGQQAPVDPSPGLVSRVYHAFPSILMARRNLGRNRIRSVLAALGIVIGVLAIAALGIFGTTLQTGTAEQLGDIGNEISVTPNREAGVEGLTDRDVTEMRRVAEGTVVPVESTTVRLSRGQTQSIATAYGIANPAALYAASDGRVPDRFQRGVLVGATVAERFDLAAGNAIVVDDTTYRVIAVLEEQGGITLLNPNAAVVVPPTAIAGDTYSQVVVTADSGAAANRSAVAIREELNRRTERVSIFELGTITESIDQVFGLINAFLVGVGSISLIVAGVSILNVMLMSTIERRQEIGVLRAVGVHRRQVMRTILAEAALLGVVGGVLGTVLALGVGMALNQYVSGDPLATFTARNARYLVLAFGFALGTSLLSGLYPAWKAANEPPVEALRK; via the coding sequence ATGACTGAGCGGTCGGGCGGGGACGAGGGCCAGCAGGCACCAGTCGACCCGTCTCCGGGCCTCGTCTCGCGAGTGTATCACGCCTTCCCCTCGATCCTGATGGCGCGGCGGAATCTCGGGCGAAACCGAATCCGCTCGGTGCTTGCGGCACTGGGTATCGTCATCGGCGTCCTGGCCATTGCCGCGCTGGGGATCTTCGGGACGACGCTGCAGACCGGGACCGCTGAACAACTGGGCGACATCGGCAACGAGATCAGCGTCACGCCGAACCGGGAGGCCGGCGTCGAGGGCCTCACTGACCGCGACGTCACCGAGATGCGCCGCGTGGCCGAGGGGACCGTGGTTCCCGTCGAGTCCACGACGGTCAGGCTCTCTCGAGGGCAGACCCAGTCGATCGCCACCGCATACGGTATCGCGAACCCCGCGGCACTCTACGCCGCGTCGGACGGGCGTGTCCCCGACCGCTTCCAGCGCGGCGTCCTCGTCGGCGCGACGGTCGCCGAGCGCTTCGACCTCGCCGCCGGCAACGCAATCGTGGTCGACGACACGACCTACCGGGTCATCGCCGTCCTCGAAGAGCAGGGCGGCATCACGCTGTTGAACCCGAACGCGGCGGTCGTCGTCCCACCGACGGCGATCGCCGGTGACACCTACTCGCAGGTCGTCGTCACCGCCGACAGCGGTGCGGCAGCCAACCGGAGCGCGGTGGCCATTCGCGAGGAACTCAACCGCCGGACCGAGCGCGTCTCCATCTTCGAACTCGGCACCATCACGGAGAGCATCGACCAGGTGTTCGGCCTCATCAACGCGTTCCTCGTCGGTGTCGGCTCCATCTCGCTGATCGTCGCCGGCGTGAGCATTCTGAACGTGATGCTGATGAGCACCATCGAGCGCCGACAGGAGATCGGGGTCCTCCGAGCGGTCGGCGTCCATCGGCGCCAGGTCATGCGCACGATTCTCGCGGAGGCGGCCCTTCTCGGAGTCGTGGGCGGTGTACTCGGAACCGTCCTCGCTCTCGGCGTCGGCATGGCGCTCAACCAGTACGTCAGCGGCGACCCGCTCGCCACGTTCACGGCGCGCAACGCCCGCTATCTCGTGCTGGCGTTCGGCTTTGCGCTCGGGACGAGTCTCCTCTCGGGACTCTACCCGGCCTGGAAGGCGGCCAACGAACCGCCGGTCGAGGCACTCAGGAAGTGA
- a CDS encoding cobyric acid synthase yields the protein MATILVAGTGSHVGKSTVVAGLLRALARRGVDAVPFKAQNMSNNAQVAVVPGEGGDAYGEIGVSQFVQARAAGVTATTDHNPVLLKPSGDGESQIVVHGRAVDTVAAGTFYESHWEAARSAAVESYERLAAEHDVIVAEGAGSIAEINLADRDLANLETARFADASIVLVGDIERGGVFASLYGTLELLPDDVRDRVVGLVVNKFRGDRSILESGLDTLESKTGVPVLGVLPHDDPGLPEEDSLSAPDVGERAVIGTEDGVPASQRVTVAVTRWPHLSNATDVEPLAAVPGVRVAFVPLDADLDGADAVVLPGTKNTVDDLLAARAAGLGTALRSFDGPVLGICGGYQMLGERIENAAVEGTGDRDAVEGFGLLPVTTTFAREKRVTRRSIAVDGAGPLAGASGSVTGYEIHMGTSTIDGEAPEPLEPGSIALDGVVGTYLHGLFENDAVRSVFVDHLFGAAGIDHPEGSRAKASVSPYAAAADLVEEHLEGVCPTYLD from the coding sequence ATGGCCACCATCCTCGTCGCCGGGACGGGGAGTCACGTCGGGAAGTCGACCGTCGTCGCCGGCCTCCTGCGGGCGCTCGCCCGGCGCGGGGTCGACGCCGTCCCGTTCAAGGCCCAGAACATGAGCAACAACGCCCAGGTCGCGGTGGTCCCCGGCGAGGGGGGCGACGCCTACGGCGAAATCGGCGTCTCGCAGTTCGTCCAGGCGCGAGCGGCCGGGGTGACCGCGACGACCGACCACAATCCCGTCCTCCTCAAACCCAGCGGCGACGGCGAGAGTCAGATCGTCGTCCACGGTCGGGCGGTCGACACGGTCGCCGCCGGCACGTTCTACGAGTCGCACTGGGAGGCGGCGCGGTCGGCCGCGGTCGAATCCTACGAGCGACTCGCGGCCGAACACGACGTGATCGTCGCGGAGGGCGCTGGGAGCATCGCCGAGATCAACCTCGCCGACCGGGACCTGGCGAACCTGGAGACCGCCCGGTTCGCCGATGCGAGCATCGTTTTGGTCGGGGACATCGAGCGCGGCGGCGTGTTCGCGAGCCTCTACGGCACGCTCGAACTCCTGCCCGATGACGTCCGGGATCGGGTCGTCGGTCTCGTCGTCAACAAGTTCCGCGGTGACCGCTCCATCCTCGAGTCGGGCCTCGATACCCTGGAATCGAAGACCGGGGTGCCGGTGCTCGGCGTCCTGCCCCACGACGACCCCGGCCTCCCCGAGGAGGACAGTCTCTCCGCACCCGACGTCGGAGAGCGAGCCGTCATCGGGACCGAAGATGGGGTTCCAGCATCCCAGCGCGTGACCGTCGCGGTCACCCGGTGGCCGCACCTGTCGAATGCGACCGACGTCGAACCGCTGGCGGCGGTCCCCGGGGTCCGTGTCGCGTTCGTCCCCCTGGACGCCGACCTCGACGGCGCCGACGCCGTGGTCCTCCCGGGAACGAAGAACACGGTCGACGACCTGCTCGCGGCCCGGGCCGCGGGCCTGGGCACAGCACTCCGGTCGTTCGACGGCCCAGTCCTCGGCATCTGCGGCGGCTATCAGATGCTCGGCGAGCGCATCGAGAACGCCGCCGTCGAGGGGACCGGCGACCGGGACGCTGTCGAGGGATTTGGACTCCTCCCGGTAACCACGACGTTCGCGCGGGAGAAACGGGTGACGCGTCGAAGCATCGCTGTCGACGGCGCCGGACCACTGGCGGGTGCGAGCGGGTCGGTCACCGGGTACGAGATCCACATGGGGACGTCGACGATTGACGGCGAGGCGCCCGAACCGCTCGAACCGGGGAGTATCGCGCTGGACGGCGTCGTCGGCACGTATCTCCACGGTCTGTTCGAAAACGATGCGGTCAGATCGGTGTTCGTCGACCATCTGTTCGGGGCGGCCGGCATCGACCATCCCGAGGGATCGAGGGCAAAAGCGAGCGTCTCGCCGTACGCGGCCGCCGCCGATCTTGTCGAAGAACACCTCGAGGGCGTGTGTCCGACGTATCTGGACTGA
- a CDS encoding cob(I)yrinic acid a,c-diamide adenosyltransferase, giving the protein MAKETQKTDGGSPTEEPNDDERATGTPRAEQAPTARDIDASAPPTFGLVQVWWGDGKGKTTAALGMGFRAAGHGYRVHLLQFMKGGTASVEDVRGEYNAIAAVPGISVENRGQYGWHGLGNGSDDEEHTASARAGLERAKTLLDASSDVDGPVALDGAPTAGVHMLVLDEVLYAVEQGLLDPEAVVDLVERKPEDLELVLTGGHERPTYLDGHVDLQSHVQKERHPIDDGQPARKGTEY; this is encoded by the coding sequence ATGGCAAAAGAGACACAGAAAACCGACGGCGGATCGCCGACCGAGGAACCGAACGACGACGAACGAGCCACCGGGACACCGCGAGCGGAGCAGGCCCCGACCGCTCGCGACATCGACGCGAGCGCGCCTCCCACGTTCGGCCTGGTCCAGGTCTGGTGGGGCGACGGGAAGGGGAAGACCACGGCGGCGCTCGGCATGGGTTTCCGGGCCGCGGGCCACGGCTATCGGGTCCACCTCCTCCAGTTCATGAAAGGGGGCACGGCGAGCGTCGAGGACGTCCGGGGCGAGTACAACGCCATCGCGGCCGTCCCCGGCATCTCCGTCGAGAACAGGGGTCAGTACGGCTGGCACGGTCTCGGCAACGGCTCCGACGACGAGGAGCACACGGCCAGTGCGCGGGCGGGCCTCGAGCGAGCGAAAACGTTGCTCGACGCCTCGAGTGACGTCGACGGCCCGGTCGCACTCGACGGCGCCCCGACAGCTGGCGTTCACATGCTCGTCCTCGACGAGGTTCTCTACGCAGTCGAACAGGGCCTCCTCGACCCCGAGGCGGTCGTCGACCTCGTCGAGCGCAAGCCCGAGGACCTCGAGCTGGTCCTCACGGGCGGCCACGAGCGACCGACCTACCTCGACGGGCACGTCGACCTCCAGTCCCACGTCCAGAAGGAACGCCATCCGATCGACGACGGACAGCCTGCCCGAAAGGGGACCGAGTACTGA
- a CDS encoding adenosylcobinamide amidohydrolase, with translation MFDPTVREGVLQVRRSGTRWLSTGWAGGFETAGAAYNVSVPEGWERTDLGAYVDERRERAAFDVAGPALLTGVDLTHLRGARSGPVEVFATAGVSNPAALPMAPEEGAAPATDAAPTGDHAGTVNLIVGTTRALDDAAVANLLSVAVEAKTATLLATTGYPGTTTDAVIVGTDPAGEPAPFSGSATEVGAAARACVRDAIRASLDSRYEGGELPASVAEADHGVETTRRASVFVP, from the coding sequence ATGTTTGACCCGACCGTTCGCGAGGGCGTTCTCCAGGTCCGTCGGTCCGGAACCCGATGGCTCTCGACCGGGTGGGCGGGCGGGTTCGAGACCGCGGGAGCGGCCTACAACGTCTCCGTTCCCGAGGGATGGGAGCGGACCGACCTCGGGGCGTACGTCGACGAGCGCCGCGAGCGGGCGGCGTTCGACGTGGCGGGGCCCGCACTCCTGACGGGGGTCGACCTGACACACCTCAGGGGCGCCCGGAGCGGCCCCGTCGAGGTCTTCGCCACCGCTGGCGTCTCGAATCCGGCCGCACTGCCGATGGCGCCCGAGGAGGGGGCGGCGCCAGCCACCGACGCCGCTCCAACCGGCGACCACGCGGGAACGGTGAACCTCATCGTCGGGACCACACGCGCCCTCGACGATGCGGCGGTCGCGAACCTCCTCTCGGTCGCGGTCGAGGCGAAGACCGCCACGCTGCTGGCGACGACCGGCTACCCGGGAACGACGACCGACGCGGTGATCGTCGGAACGGACCCGGCCGGGGAGCCGGCACCGTTCTCGGGGAGCGCGACCGAGGTCGGCGCCGCGGCCCGCGCCTGCGTCAGGGACGCGATCCGAGCGAGTCTCGACTCGCGGTACGAGGGGGGCGAACTGCCGGCGTCGGTGGCCGAGGCCGACCACGGCGTCGAAACCACGCGACGGGCGAGCGTGTTCGTGCCCTGA
- a CDS encoding aminotransferase class I/II-fold pyridoxal phosphate-dependent enzyme produces the protein MDPDSVDSVDRVPHGGHAAASQIEFSANVNPAVPEGARDVYRAAVDALGAYPPEPPADFVAAAAEYVAVDPETVVPTPGGLAAIRLAIETTVDRGDSVLVPTPSFGEYAREVRLQGGTATTVPESEILAADPTDHALAIVCNPNNPTGRVYDRDRLLAFVRRSRDGGTPVLIDEAFLGFTDRESLAGTDGVIVARSLTKLFGMPGLRAGFAVATGRQRDRLQRARRAWNLGTPALQVGAYCMRQTAFVDATRERIERERNKMTAALEERYEVTPSAAPFLLLEVTEEPVDAVIERCDRRGLAIRDARTFDTLDSHVRVAIRRPEENRQLEEALLDV, from the coding sequence ATGGACCCCGATAGCGTCGACTCGGTGGACCGCGTGCCACACGGCGGTCACGCGGCGGCCTCCCAGATCGAGTTCAGCGCGAACGTGAATCCAGCGGTTCCCGAAGGGGCCAGAGACGTCTATCGAGCGGCCGTCGATGCACTCGGAGCGTACCCACCAGAGCCACCTGCTGATTTCGTGGCGGCGGCTGCCGAGTACGTGGCCGTCGACCCCGAAACGGTGGTGCCGACGCCCGGTGGACTGGCCGCGATCCGCCTCGCGATCGAGACGACGGTCGACCGGGGTGACTCCGTGCTCGTTCCGACCCCGAGTTTCGGCGAGTACGCACGGGAGGTCCGGTTGCAGGGCGGGACAGCGACGACGGTCCCAGAGAGTGAAATCCTCGCTGCCGATCCCACCGACCACGCCCTCGCCATCGTCTGCAATCCCAACAACCCGACCGGTCGGGTCTACGACCGCGATCGACTGCTCGCCTTCGTTCGACGGAGTCGGGACGGTGGGACGCCGGTTCTGATCGACGAGGCGTTCCTGGGCTTTACCGACCGGGAGTCGCTCGCGGGAACCGACGGCGTAATCGTCGCCCGGTCTCTGACGAAGCTCTTCGGTATGCCGGGGCTCAGAGCCGGCTTCGCGGTCGCTACCGGTCGCCAACGGGACCGACTCCAGCGCGCCAGGCGGGCCTGGAACCTGGGAACGCCGGCGCTGCAGGTCGGCGCGTATTGCATGCGACAGACCGCGTTCGTCGACGCGACACGGGAGCGTATCGAGCGGGAACGGAACAAGATGACCGCGGCGCTGGAAGAACGTTACGAGGTGACCCCCTCGGCGGCCCCGTTCTTGCTCCTCGAGGTCACCGAAGAACCGGTCGACGCGGTCATCGAGCGATGCGACCGACGGGGACTGGCCATCAGGGACGCGCGGACCTTCGACACGCTGGATTCACACGTCAGGGTGGCCATCCGGCGGCCCGAAGAGAATCGCCAGCTCGAGGAGGCACTCCTGGATGTTTGA